A genomic region of Anopheles coustani chromosome 3, idAnoCousDA_361_x.2, whole genome shotgun sequence contains the following coding sequences:
- the LOC131272776 gene encoding probable cGMP 3',5'-cyclic phosphodiesterase subunit delta, with translation MGTDDLSKGEKILNGFQINWMILRDADTGQIIWQENKDFSCPDVEHEAKVPVKILGLRAVSREINFSTVESMENFRLDQKVLFKGRIMEEWLFEMGWVSPNTTNTWQSTIEAAPESQMMPAKVLNGNVTIETSFYDGETFISKSVVRLYYI, from the exons ATGGGAACGGACGACCTCAGTAAAGGCGAAAAAATACTAAACGGATTCCAAAT CAACTGGATGATACTACGAGATGCGGACACGGGACAAATCATCTGGCAGGAAAATAAAGATTTTTCCTGTCCCGATGTGGAACATGAGGCTAAAGTGCCAGTAAAGATACTTGGTCTGCGGGCAGTTTCAAGAGAAATCAATTTCAGCACCGTCGAgtcgatggaaaactttcgtctcgATCAAAAG GTGCTCTTTAAAGGACGAATTATGGAGGAATGGTTGTTTGAGATGGGATGGGTCAGTCCCAACACGACAAACACTTGGCAGTCCACGATCGAAGCGGCCCCCGAGTCTCAGATGATGCCTGCTAAGGTGCTGAATGGGAACGTGACTATCGAAACAAGTTTTTATGACGGTGAAACTTTTATCAGCAAATCGGTTGTGCGATTATACTACATTTAG
- the LOC131261315 gene encoding uncharacterized protein DDB_G0284459-like: MTLPEALLKRLAKRGIISDAQKVGANQNQPPLLSAGTADEDSDQDNNKERDSENTSDQSDEKDDDVDDDRRDAEVINEEIIAEDYDEYDQVNPEAYEYASKKKSTPALEWTEKMKQKMTKRYGYQSVDGCQNKYNIYHLCTMYCVKRYGEVEFEIEKEYEKRTKRLLERYPLPKNWRKEYDIGCKAFYFYNKDTRVVAWLPPTHPDAKLTKSAKQLRRELMEEQKQKDATSEATPPTVIVESYPPPAKPLIGPTNTTALGSSNVGPGVENLKPPIVNPPKRPAKQHPGSGEREDEKRQRTFSSGNDSGAGESGAADQVDRDRDYRDRNRDRRERDRDRDRDRDRRGDRDRSPPARGDDNRFGARDRDRNRDRDRERDYRDHRDRRPPRGPPKSAPLDPMDPAAYSDIPRGTWSAGLEAQSQSAAGSKKEKNDRKKPQLTSPKSDGDEDDGDEGAHEVLKISAVQEFHQDEDVDDDIE; the protein is encoded by the exons aTGACTTTGCCGGAGGCTCTCTTAAAGCGCCTAGCCAAACGTGGCATCATATCTGATGCGCAGAAAGTTGGAGCGAACCAAAATCAACCACCACTCTTATCCGCTGGTACCGCCGATGAAGATTCTGATCAGGACAACAACAAGGAGCGCGATTCGGAAAACACTTCCGACCAGTCCGATGAGAAGGACGACGATGTGGACGACGACCGGCGTGATGCGGAGGTTATCAACGAAGAAATCATTGCCGAGGACTACGATGAGTACGATCAGGTCAATCCGGAGGCGTACGAATATGcatcgaagaagaaaagcacGCCGGCCTTGGAGTGGACcgaaaaaatgaagcaaaaaatgaCCAAACGATACGGTTACCAGTCAGTGGACGGATGTCAGAACAAGTACAACATTTACCACCTCTGCACCATGTACTGCGTGAAGCGATACGGGGAGGTTGAGTTTGAGATCGAAAAGGAGTACGAGAAGCGAACCAAGCGCCTGCTGGAGCGTTATCCGTTGCCAAAGAATTGGCGAAAGGAGTACGACATCGGATGCAAGGCTTTTTATTTCTACAATAAGGACACTCGTGTTGTTGCTTGGCTGCCTCCCACACACCCAGATGCGAAATTGACCAAGAGTGCAAAGCAACTACGCCGTGAGCTGATGGAggagcaaaagcaaaaggatGCGACAAGTGAGGCAACGCCGCCCACAGTTATTGTGGAAAGTTATCCACCTCCGGCGAAACCCTTGATAGGGCCGACAAATACGACCGCTCTAGGTTCGTCCAATGTTGGGCCGGGTGTGGAAAATCTAAAACCACCGATAGTCAACCCCCCGAAGCGGCCAGCTAAACAACATCCCGGATCAGGGGAAAGGGAGGACGAGAAAAGGCAGCGTACATTTTCGTCCGGCAATGATTCTGGTGCCGGTGAATCTGGTGCTGCCGACCAGGTAGATCGTGATAGAGACTATCGTGACCGCAATCGTGATCGACGCGAGCGAGATCGAGACCGTGATCGTGACCGCGATCGCAGAGGAGATCGGGATCGAAGTCCTCCAGCTCGCGGGGATGA TAATCGCTTCGGGGCACGCGACAGGGACAGAAACCGTGATCGTGATCGGGAGCGTGATTATCGAGACCATCGTGATCGACGGCCACCGCGAGGCCCTCCGAAGTCGGCCCCACTAGATCCGATGGATCCGGCCGCTTACTCGGACATACCGCGTGGAACCTGGTCCGCTGGGCTGGAGGCTCAGTCTCAGTCTGCCGCTGgatcaaagaaagaaaagaacgatCGTAAGAAACCGCAACTCACGTCGCCCAAATCCGACGGCGATGAAGACGATGGCGACGAAGGAGCACATGAGGTGCTAAAAATTTCAGCCGTTCAAGAGTTCCATCAGGACGAGGACGTTGACGATGacattgaataa
- the LOC131270456 gene encoding zinc finger protein 665-like, producing MAEDLSINKNKILTQRYGNSNNDICRLCLKNEPHMEPLFYTNLFPNILLTKKIYDCTSIQIIYDRNLPMFVCKLCANKLDEYVRFRERCVANDEFLRNALAAFDMGNGAGNCSGIIKKDPDGSPPPPTKLAQCLGVTPIELNRALVAAAAAATDHQTAKREPLDLEDDDGSQNGRMYEHGSQTSSPDRSSDLVGDFTHGKMHDAIFRSANLVGIPSGISEPQHESPPYVCEICSKSFKIRHHLLVHRHTHVDSHNELPISMLNGGVGGGVSGGDGGGATGTGKQSYSCPKCTKVFVNKGNLLNHLETHTNEKNYACEICSKTFKYNVQLRLHMRIHTGERPHKCEICNRGFSQLSNLRSHRKTHSKVKPYKCHLCLKSFTVLDNLTAHSAKCLKDKFRCSLCSKSFAKEGNLLTHLQSHSEGVVEKMFKCEMCPKSFKNKEDWKRHVRVHTGEKPYTCDICSKGFAQKANLLSHQKTHLKPNVIFKCDRCDRTFRTQKVLEMHFPKCGVVGAGLAVSSSPVTPRSESTPVGSPSPVTTGTPATTATTPTLSEALSDLLRYEIALRAPLELQQMLLGHMDRKKPNVTGSGGKPTGRRYRCDVCFKGYSQYPSLIKHRKLHFKVPPLVKVLGAKAKNPPDHNDSVTCDDGEEMQAQAVGPLVSAPDLACDPERPYGCDICGGRFEAPSAHPPDRCREDLQLRVLLEPVPLERGPEAPPAVAHRRAAFPVHTLPEGIHAAVQPAGPHEDSRTTAADRMQGPPAGRSTLPGTDAGSGMEAGIVSPGMPAEPAREPQRCVM from the exons ATGGCAGAAGATTTATCgatcaataaaaataagat ATTAACCCAAAGATACGGAAATAGTAACAACGATATTTGCAgattgtgtttgaaaaatgagcCACATATGGAGCCGTTGTTTTACACCAATCTGTTTCCTAATATTTTGCTCACGAAAAAAATATACGATTGCACCTCCATTCAG aTCATTTACGATCGTAACCTGCCGATGTTCGTATGCAAACTGTGCGCCAACAAGCTGGACGAGTATGTGCGATTTCGGGAGCGGTGCGTGGCGAACGACGAATTCCTGCGGAACGCCTTGGCGGCCTTCGACATGGGAAATGGTGCTGGAAATTGTTCGGGCATCATTAAAAAGGACCCGGATGGTAGTCCCCCGCCACCGACCAAGCTGGCGCAATGTCTCGGTGTAACGCCAATCGAACTGAACCGTGCTCTAGTGGCTGCAGCGGCAGCCGCCACAGATCACCAAACGGCAAAGCGAGAACCGTTGGATTTAGAAGACGACGATGGGTCGCAGAATGGACGGATGTATGAACATGGATCGCAGACCAGTTCACCGGATCGCAGCAGCGACTTGGTGGGAGATTTTACACACGGGAAAATGCACGATGCGATATTTAGGAGTGCAAACCTGGTCGGAATTCCGAGTGGAATTAGTGAACCTCAGCATGAATCGCCCCCGTATGTGTGCGAAATTTGCTCGAAATCGTTTAAAATACGGCACCATCTTCTTGTGCACCGGCACACGCACGTGGATAGCCATAACGAATTGCCAATCAGCATGTTGAACGGTGGAGTTGGTGGTGGAGTTTCAGGTGGTGACGGAGGGGGAGCTACAGGAACCGGGAAACAATCGTACAGCTGCCCGAAATGCACCAAAGTATTCGTTAACAAGGGAAACCTGCTCAATCACCTCGAGACGCATACGAACGAGAAGAACTATGCATGTGAAATTTGTTCGAAGACGTTCAAGTACAATGTGCAGCTACGGTTGCATATGCGCATTCACACCGGAGAACGACCGCACAAGTGCGAAATCTGCAATCGCGGATTTTCCCAGCTGTCCAACCTAAGGTCCCACCGGAAAACCCACTCCAAA GTTAAACCCTACAAGTGCCATTTATGCTTAAAAAGTTTCACCGTGCTCGACAACCTTACGGCGCACAGTGCCAAATGTCTGAAAGACAAATTCCGATGTTCACTCTGCTCGAAGTCGTTCGCCAAGGAAGGCAACCTGCTGACCCACCTGCAGTCGCACAGCGAGGGCGTCGTGGAAAAGATGTTCAAGTGCGAGATGTGCCCGAAGAGCTTCAAGAACAAGGAAGACTGGAAGCGCCATGTGCGCGTGCATACGGGCGAAAAGCCGTACACGTGCGACATCTGCTCGAAGGGGTTCGCTCAGAAGGCCAATCTTCTATCGCACCAGAAGACGCACCTAAAACCGAACGTTATCTTCAAATGCGACCGTTGCGATCGTACGTTCCGGACGCAAAAGGTACTGGAAATGCACTTTCCAAAGTGCGGCGTTGTAGGTGCCGGTTTGGCGGTGTCATCAAGCCCCGTGACACCACGGTCCGAGTCGACACCGGTTGGTTCGCCGAGTCCGGTGACGACTGGGACGCCGGCTACCACCGCAACTACACCGACGCTTTCGGAGGCTCTTTCCGATCTGCTGCGATATGAAATAGCACTGCGGGCACCGCTGGAGCTTCAACAGATGCTGCTTGGACACATGGATCGCAAGAAGCCAAACGTGACCGGTAGCGGGGGCAAGCCCACGGGACGTCGATACCGGTGTGACGTGTGTTTCAAGGGTTATTCACAGTATCCATCCTTGATAAAGCACCGAAAACTGCACTTCAAGGTACCTCCGCTAGTGAAGGTTCTTGGCGCCAAGGCAAAGAACCCACCGGATCATAACGACAGCGTCACCTGTGACGATGGTGAGGAGATGCAGGCACAGGCGGTAGGACCGCTGGTATCAGCGCCGGACCTTGCGTGTGACCCGGAGCGACCGTACGGCTGTGATATTTGTG GCGGAAGATTTGAAGCACCATCTGCGCACCCACCCGATCGCTGCCGAGAGGATCTTCAGCTGCGAGTACTGCTTGAACCGGTTCCGCTCGAACGAGGACCTGAAGCGCCACCGGCGGTCGCACACCGGCGAGCGGCCTTTCCGGTGCACACGTTGCCCGAAGGCATTCACGCAGCAGTCCAACCTGCGGGCCCACACGAGGATTCACGAACGACCGCCGCCGACCGCATGCAGGGCCCTCCAGCCGGAAGGTCTACTCTACCCGGGACGGATGCAGGATCTGGGATGGAAGCAGGAATCGTTTCCCCAGGAATGCCCGCGGAACCAGCAAGAGAACCTCAGAGATGTGTAATGTAG
- the LOC131271354 gene encoding DNA-directed RNA polymerases I, II, and III subunit RPABC5 has product MIIPVRCFTCGKVIGNKWEAYLGLLQAEYTEGDALDALGLKRYCCRRMLLGHVDLIEKLLNYAPLEK; this is encoded by the exons ATGATTATTCCGGTGCGTTGCTTCACGTGTGGTAAAGTGATCGGCAACAAATGGGAAGCGTATCTCGGGCTTCTGCAGGCCGAATATACAGAAGG TGATGCTCTGGACGCTCTCGGATTGAAAAGATACTGCTGCCGCCGGATGCTTCTCGGTCATGTAGATCTAATTGAAAAGTTGCTCAACTATGCTCCATTGGAGAAATGA
- the LOC131261314 gene encoding uncharacterized protein LOC131261314, translating to MEVENRNIKQEANNGADAGGIEGAEDGSVNEIANNEHEIQEEEMMHAHTKTIYSLNMNVCRLCLAEGHGQLQPVFYAQDTPDEILQQKILELTTVEITYATDFPTGVCIDCLAKLDEYSLFRRQCIDNNEILKLKYYELKAVEESYCKQEEDEIASLREHHNSNRVSSTSTKLPLVKKEEGFVEVESTTAEDVRNRTGGSRGESGEDMGAERQHPEAPSTFVPFLEDGAGGEIIIGEGNDNEEENGGRERLVTAGTKIQYVCEDGTMAEYVTSGAIVRRESVGPMMEEDPQEGHEIYYTVGSDTYAIQANIQAGYPNATNFVPPEFENQTEIECTTVEEHLPEEYVELEQQQQQQHQQQQQISGTVTTGMPTVSATVVTSRGLHDRPFVCKHCKTSFKYEHNYDRHMKNHAKVLYRCSKCSKTFVKLRKCQQHFVKAHSSQRYECDICFRTYSLPTRLENHVIEMHSVNGVYTCVRCEGEMFSSYLDFKAHRMRYHPRTNDSAGGVGGGADTTVPTIIKQTAYGDVVHMQEVLTLNPQTIDSSVSPSPSSDGCELEEDRLPEDSLANVKCTNMSPIETRKRSSRGAPTSTTTQRTRRANGRSAKGTQRGISTPQKLLSAPVQQEVILIDDDEQHHSINNSQDSKRPSRGGSVVMLHTNGGAVDTTANASAAVHRELLQQIEESEAKASGPKVYPCKSCEKTFVHLNNLKAHVYAEHDNDKPFKCKQCPISFKTKEILVMHMLLHTQNNSAT from the exons ATGGAAGTCGAAAATCGGAACATAAAGCAGGAAGCAAACAA TGGAGCCGACGCCGGTGGGATTGAAGGAGCGGAGGATGGTAGTGTGAATGAAATTGCCAACAACGAGCACGAGATCCAAGAGGAAGAGATGATGCATGCCCATACGAAAACTATCTACAGCCTCAATATGAACGTGTGTCGCCTTTGCCTCGCAGAAGGACACGGCCAACTGCAGCCAGTTTTCTACGCGCAGGATACGCCGGACGAAATCTTGCAGCAGAAAATACTGGAGCTAACTACTGTAGAG ATCACTTATGCCACCGATTTTCCTACTGGTGTGTGCATCGATTGCCTAGCAAAATTAGACGAGTATTCTCTCTTTCGGCGCCAGTGTATAGACAACAATGAAATACTAAAACTCAAATACTACGAGCTGAAGGCGGTTGAGGAAAGCTACTGTAAGCAGGAAGAAGACGAGATCGCATCACTTAGAGAACATCACAACAGCAATAGGGTGAGCAGCACCTCGACGAAGCTGCCGTTGGTGAAGAAAGAGGAAGGATTCGTCGAAGTCGAGAGTACTACTGCGGAAGACGTGCGTAATCGAACAGGTGGAAGTAGGGGAGAAAGTGGAGAAGATATGGGCGCCGAAAGGCAACATCCAGAAGCCCCGTCCACATTTGTGCCATTTCTGGAGGATGGTGCTGGGGGTGAGATTATAATCGGCGAGGGGAATGACAACGAGGAGGAAAACGGTGGCCGAGAGCGTTTGGTGACCGCTGGAACGAAGATACAGTACGTGTGCGAAGATGGGACAATGGCGGAGTACGTAACGTCGGGGGCGATTGTGCGCCGGGAAAGTGTTGGGCCAATGATGGAGGAAGACCCACAGGAAGGTCATGAAATTTACTATACGGTTGGATCGGATACGTACGCAATCCAGGCGAACATTCAGGCAGGTTATCCGAATGCGACAAACTTCGTTCCGCCGGAATTTGAGAATCAAACCGAGATTGAATGTACCACCGTAGAGGAGCATCTTCCCGAGGAGTACGTCGAgctggagcagcagcagcagcagcaacaccagcaacagcagcaaatcAGTGGTACGGTGACAACAGGCATGCCGACCGTTTCCGCCACAGTCGTCACCTCCAGGGGTCTGCACGATCGGCCCTTCGTTTGCAAGCACTGCAAAACGAGCTTCAAGTACGAGCACAACTACGATCGCCACATGAAAAACCATGCCAAGGTGCTCTACCGGTGTAGTAAATGCTCGAAAACGTTCGTGAAGCTGCGCAAGTGTCAGCAGCACTTTGTTAAAGCGCACTCCTCGCAGCGGTACGAGTGCGACATATGCTTTCGCACGTACAGTTTACCGACGCGACTGGAAAACCACGTTATCGAGATGCACTCCGTCAACGGGGTTTATACCTGCGTTCGCTGTGAGGGCGAAATGTTTTCTTCCTATCTCGACTTCAAGGCACACCGGATGCGCTATCATCCAAGGACAAATGACAGTgccggtggtgttggtggcggAGCAGACACCACGGTGCCCACGATCATCAAACAGACGGCTTACGGTGACGTGGTTCACATGCAGGAAGTGCTAACGCTCAACCCGCAAACGATTGACTCCTCCGTCAGTCCCTCCCCGAGCTCGGATGGTTGCGAGTTGGAAGAGGACCGGCTTCCGGAAGATTCGTTGGCTAACGTGAAATGCACGAATATGTCACCCATTGAAACGAGGAAGCGATCGAGTCGCGGAGCCCCGACTTCGACCACAACGCAACGAACACGGCGCGCGAATGGTCGCAGTGCAAAAGGGACACAACGCGGAATCTCAACACCACAGAAACTCCTGTCAGCACCTGTCCAGCAGGAGGTGATTCTGATTGACGACGACGAACAACACCACTCCATCAATAACTCCCAGGACTCCAAGAGGCCTTCGCGAGGTGGATCGGTAGTAATGCTGCATACAAACGGTGGCGCGGTCGATACCACAGCTAATGCAAGTGCGGCCGTTCATCGGGAGCTCCTGCAACAGATCGAGGAAAGCGAAGCGAAAGCCTCCGGTCCGAAGGTGTATCCGTGCAAAAGCTGCGAGAAAACGTTCGTCCATCTGAACAACCTGAAAGCGCACGTCTATGCCGAGCACGACAATGACAAACCGTTCAAGTGCAAGCAGTGTCCGATTTCGTTCAAAACGAAAGAGATTCTGGTGATGCATATG CTGCTCCATACGCAAAACAACAGTGCAACCTAA
- the LOC131271353 gene encoding uncharacterized protein LOC131271353, protein MEQSRAKTSKICRLCLEDLDRTTNFGIDLGPASEIRQLIKDIYTVEILPTDQVKFICVSCYKCLLKNHNNLVQRQNKKRIAQMNQLVLQAQQTSIEDTQENDAVLSGTSADSDSKNDSSEHSNPERSMASKLPVVEQNSSARVNKVLPTSNVERRKGSSNETDKTDRSRSSTPQVSGGRETRKSSLERSLRLGSFEKQLEALLPILQGDTKQEDSSSDTSIHKQRKRNEPGITPPSSGCLIPLVMDCMAHPEYLEALFPLKISRGPEDAKPLEYMCDVCFQTFKKEDDYRSHRKHGCTQSCRYCFAQIKSQHSCALVSKHSLINTFVKGSEKYCTRTDTTTENSKLNELAETPKGQSPRSHPSAEERKAKGSPNKSGHDNSPIKTTGKINRIVYSVESSSSSDNSSDVPTLFNVETSDEEYNNLLNDVRNKMRKKTKKKRIID, encoded by the exons ATGGAGCAATCAAGAGCTAAAACATCGAAGATATGTCGATTATGTTTGGAAGATCTCGACAGAACGACAAACTTTGGGATAGACCTTGGACCCGCCAGTGAAATTCGTCAGTTGATTAAAGATATCTACACAGTAGAG ATTTTACCCACTGACCAGGTGAAATTCATCTGTGTAAGTTGTTACAAGTGCTTGTTGAAGAACCACAACAATCTCGTACAacgtcaaaacaaaaaaaggatcgCACAGATGAACCAGCTCGTACTCCAGGCCCAGCAAACGTCCATCGAAGACACGCAAGAAAATG aTGCAGTTCTTTCTGGAACGTCTGCCGATAGCGATTCAAAAAATGATTCCTCGGAACACAGTAACCCCGAGCGAAGTATGGCATCGAAACTGCCGGTTGTGGAGCAAAATAGCAGCGCAAGGGTAAACAAGGTTTTGCCAACTTCAAACGTAGAACGCAGAAAAGGATCATCGAATGAAACAGACAAAACAGATCGCAGCCGATCCTCAACACCACAGGTTTCAGGAGGAAGGGAAACCCGCAAATCTAGCTTGGAACGTAGCCTACGGTTAGGAAGTTTCGAAAAACAGCTTGAAGCTCTTTTGCCAATTTTGCAAGGCGACACCAAACAGGAAGATTCTTCGTCGGATACATCAATACACAAGCAAAGGAAACGGAACGAACCGGGGATAACACCACCATCAAGTGGATGTTTGATACCACTAGTGATGGATTGTATGGCTCATCCGGAATATCTTGAAGCGCTGTTTCCTCTGAAAATCTCACGAGGTCCTGAGGACGCAAAACCTTTAGAATACATGTGTGATGTTTGTttccaaacatttaaaaaagaagatgATTACCGCAGTCATCGCAAGCATGGCTGTACACAGTCATGTAGGTACTGCTTTGCGCAAATCAAGTCTCAGCATTCATGTGCCTTAGTTAGCAAGCACTCATTGATAAACACATTTGTTAAAGGAAGTGAAAAATATTGCACAAGAACTGATACGACAACAGAAAACTCTAAGTTGAACGAACTTGCTGAAACTCCCAAGGGACAGTCGCCTCGATCACATCCATCTGCAGAAGAACGGAAAGCCAAGGGATCTCCTAACAAGAGTGGACATGATAATAGTCCCATAAAAACGACTGGTAAAATCAATCGAATCGTATATTCAGTAGAATCATCCTCTTCATCGGATAACTCTTCCGATGTACCAACACTATTTAACGTAGAAACATCAGACGAGGAATACAATAATCTACTGAATGATGTTAGAAACAAAATGCGTAAaaagacaaagaaaaaaagaataatcgATTAA
- the LOC131266482 gene encoding BAG domain-containing protein Samui → MSSQQEQPQQPIVRHIPIHVEGRSEPLVNKSPESQPSSQPTQHHPSGHDSPSMEMPMPNQNDFFKHGSIFDRARNIPVRTFTTPNRVFTQPGFKREPSPGATRSTGFPDMADHVRPEAQPRGSSVPRQTPSPPTASSTSQPSNTKHAQYQQPPNVAPQQQEQQQPVGHDQPDCRPKVSVKEDPIMKIQKIQRDVLAIFDQVEQFKGGKDGKMDKAYIYLDEMLTQNLLKLDSIDAEDQPQIKSARKEAIKSINTCIAVLEAKAEAGASDSANASSTSISKNNSSNGIGNSKDGTNGTDQSMANKSASNASIHHSSSNSSQQLQSNEGSKQ, encoded by the coding sequence ATGTCATCACAACAGGAGCAACCACAGCAGCCAATCGTGCGGCACATTCCTATTCATGTTGAAGGGCGCTCGGAACCGCTGGTAAACAAAAGTCCCGAGTCACAACCGTCATCACAACCTACGCAACACCATCCGTCGGGACACGATAGCCCAAGTATGGAGATGCCGATGCCGAACCAAAATGACTTCTTCAAGCATGGCAGTATTTTTGATCGAGCGCGCAATATCCCTGTGCGGACGTTCACGACCCCTAACCGCGTGTTCACGCAACCCGGATTCAAGCGTGAGCCATCGCCAGGTGCAACTCGTTCGACCGGGTTTCCCGACATGGCGGACCATGTGCGGCCCGAGGCTCAGCCTCGTGGTTCTTCGGTCCCTAGACAAACACCATCTCCGCCGACGGCCTCGTCGACGAGTCAGCCGTCGAATACTAAACATGCACAATACCAACAACCTCCTAACGTGGCACCCCAGCAGCAGGAACAGCAGCAACCTGTCGGTCACGATCAACCTGACTGTCGTCCAAAGGTGTCGGTCAAGGAGGATCCAATCATGAAGATTCAGAAGATCCAGAGAGATGTGCTTGCGATCTTCGACCAAGTGGAGCAATTCAAGGGCGGGAAAGATGGCAAGATGGACAAAGCTTATATCTATCTGGACGAAATGTTGACACAAAACCTTCTCAAGTTGGATTCGATCGATGCCGAGGATCAGCCGCAGATAAAATCCGCCCGAAAAGAAGCTATCAAGAGTATAAACACCTGCATCGCGGTGCTTGAGGCCAAGGCCGAAGCTGGTGCCTCCGATAGTGCGAACGCTAGTTCCACGTCGATCAGCAAGAATAACAGCAGCAATGGTATCGGTAATTCAAAAGATGGCACGAATGGTACGGACCAATCGATGGCCAATAAATCCGCCTCGAACGCGTCAATTCATCATTCGTCGTCCAACTCTAGTCAACAGCTGCAGTCGAATGAAGGTTCGAAACAATAA